The following nucleotide sequence is from Capra hircus breed San Clemente chromosome 4, ASM170441v1, whole genome shotgun sequence.
ATACCAGCTCATTCTTGTCAGAGACTGATTGTGTTGTGTAGCCATAGGGATAGAGGAGGAGCTGGGAGTAGCTGTGGATGGAGAGGAAGGCCTTGAAGTTCCCATGGTCTTTCACAAAGTCGACAATGGACTTGACCTCCACTTCGGAATTGGCATACTTGCCGTGATAAGTCTCCGAGCAGGGGTTGCTGCTGGCTCCTGCCTctgtgggaggggagagaggagagctgGCATTCTTTACACCCAAGTAGTTGGTTTCCAGGGGCCTCTGGTCTTTGCAGGAGGTGAGATGTACGaggcctcacccccaccccagataaGGAAAGGGCAGAGAGGCCTTTTATAATCTGGGGGTCCtgggcctccctccccagccaaACTTGGACAGAGTAAGAACACACCCAGAAAGGTAGGAAGGGTCCCCGTGTGAGCCTGCTCCCTGCAGTGTAGTGACCACGGAGGGAAGGGGCTGAAGTTATACTAGAAAACCCCTGGATGGGTTTCAGACCTCAGATCCATCGGGAAGGCTTTCCTTTTACTGGCAAGGAACAAGCAGGTCTCAGAGGCCACCTTCCTCACTGAGTAACTTGGAGGAGGGGCCAGCATTCCCCACATGCCCCCATGGCAGGGGCAGGAGTCGGGTGGGGCAACAGAACAAAGGATGGTAAAAAACCATTCTGGGGGTCCCACCCCTGCTCCCCAAACCACACTGGGCCTTACTCCCAAAGCCGGCGTCCCAGTTCCGGTTGGCGTCCACCCCAACACAGAGGGAGCTCGTGACAGATCGCGTCTTGCGCCACAATCGATTCTGAGAGAGGAGAATGGTTAGCCACCCCATAGGGGCCACAATCAACACAGAGCCTGGGTACGCACACAGTAGGGGATCAGAAACCATTTTCAGCTGGTCTTCAGGGAGGAAGATCTGCAGAGGAGGCTCTTGGCTGAAGAAAGATGGAGGAGATGATAGATGGCCCTTGGCAGAGGGTTCTACtggtggaaagtgaagaaggCACGTGGCATTCCCCCAACCCCATACATAGCTGATTGGTAGCAAGTTGTCCCATGGAAATAAAATAGAACCAGGAAATAATTTCTGGGGAGTATGTCTCCACCGGGGACAGTTCTGTCCCCCACAAGCTGGAGATGTTTGCAGTCGTCTCATCTGGGGGCTTGAGGAGGTCAGAAAGATGTTTACACAGGACAGCTCCCGACACACCAAGAATTATCTGCCCAAACTGTCAAGAATGCCAAGGTCAAGAATCCCTAGTCAAGGAGAAAAGGTCTGTTTGTCCTTCCCTCAACTTCTGGGGGCTGAGATTAGGGGAGAGTAGCTTGTGGGGGGGACAGAGGACAGAGGCTTGCCCCGCTTCCCCCAAGAACAGAAGGGCTATACCTGGCTGTGAGTGAAGACAAAACCATCAGGGTTGGTGACAATCTCCAAGAATATGTCCATGCTGTCAAGAATGGCAGTGAAAGTCGGGTCCTGGCCGTAGTCTTCTGTGaactggggttggggggagggcggTGTTAGGGAGCAGAGGGGCAGAGCAGGCCAAGCCAGGCATCTGCTGTGCTGGACCAATGGATGCCTGCCTGTAGCCTCCTTCTGTGGTCACTGCTTCCGGATGGGAGGCAGGGGCCAGGTGAGAGCACCCTCACCTCCCCAGGCTCACCTTCTTTGCAAACCAGACCCCAGTGGCCTGGGTGATCCACTCCCTGGAATGGATGCCTAAGTCGATCCAGATGGCAGGACGGTTGCTTCCCCCAGTGCTGAACTGGATGAGAAGAGCAGGAAATAGTTCAGCTGGGGCCCCATCTCATCCCCTGGAAAGGGAGTGCACTCTAGGCTGTCTGGTCTCTGTACCCCAGGTTGAAACTCTGTCTGAGGGACCATCACTCAGGTGGGAGGCAGAGGTGGGTCTGGACAGGGATCCTGCACGGCCTAGCTTCCTGCCCTCAGCtcaagcgaaagtgaaagtcgctcagtcgtgtccagctctttgcgatgccatggactgtagcttgccaggctcctcggtccatggaattctccaggccagtatactggagtgggtgagccatttccttttccaggggatcttcccgacccaggaatcaaacccaggtctcccgcgttgcaggtggattctttaccgtctgagccaccaaggaagcccaagaatgctggagtgggtagcatggGGCAAACATGACTTGGCCAGACTTCCGGGCCCCACCGTGTTCCCAGACCCACACATAGTTCTGTCGAAGGTCAGGAGCATTTTATCTGGACTACCCAACTCTGGGATACTTTGCACAATGTGACACTTGACTGGGAGCAGGGAGTCACCTAAAAGTTTAAATTGTGTGTACAGGTATGTGTACACCTGTGCTACACACAGAGTCTGTGTAACAGTGTGTTTTCTGTCACCCTGGGCTCACCCCGGGAGCCCTGTTCACAGATGTGGGCATCCATTCTCGCGGAAGTGCCCATGTACATGCCCTGGCAGGCACCCGTTACCTTCAGCACGTAGATGGGACGGCCTTCATAGCTGCTGCCAATCTGGAGCTTGCTGACAAGCTGCGGGTGCTCGGCCACCAGCAGGTCCATGAAGTCATAGATCTGaaggggcagaggagggaaggCCGCCTTTGTGGCTTCCGAGGGGAGCCTGGATGCCTCCCTTAGCAGCTCCCTGAGCGAGCCTGCTGTGGGCCCCGAGTGCAGAGGAGCTGCCACCCCGAGCCTCCAGGCAGCGTGGAGACGGGGCAGAATCCACACACTTCCAGGCTGGCCCTGACACCATCTGCCGGTCTGACCAAGAGCTTGGCGCTCGTGGGGGGCAGCGCCCTCCCGGGGCCCCTCACCTCGTCCAGGGTGTGGTAGGTGGCGTAGTTAAATGAGTCGGTGCTGCGGGCCCGGCTCTGGGAGGCGAACATCTGCTCCTGCTCCTCGTCTAGCAGCGACTGCACGTCCTCGATCATGATCCTGTATCTGATGCCATGGGCTTCCAGGAAGACTTTAACAgcctggaggctggggaagggCACTCGGACgtcgatgggggagcctggctgggCAGGGCCCCTCCAGAAGTCCAACTGGGGAGGACAAGAGCCACTGTCACTGCGGGCTGGGGAAGGGCACCCATGGGAGGGGGTGCTGGCGCCAGAATTTCCCATATAACTGGGGATAGGGCATGAATATGACAGGAAGAGGATGAGGGGAACCCCTGGGCACTGCACAAAGTCCAGTTTGGTCGGGTGAATGGCCCAGGAAGTGGAGTGGAGGGGCTTGGAGGCAGCAAGGGAGAGACGAGAGCTAGAAGTTGGgacagggggagggtgggggaggctcTTTTCTCAGATGCACAAACGCAGCAAGATTCTGAAATTGGGAGGTTTAAGTCACATCCTAACCGGGATCTTCAGTCCCGTAGCTCATTCCTGGGTAGCTGGGGAGAAAGAGCCCAGGTCCCAGGTGGCCCCGGATGGGTGGAGGTCTGGGGCAAGCCCGTCTGCTCTCAGAGGTACCCTGGGGCCTTGGGGCTGCTCCCACGTCCTCTAACCTGCAGGTGCTCCAGGTCCTCCAGCTCCTTCACCGTCTGCACCTCGGCCTCATCGGCGGCAGAGATTCGGAGCACCTGGTGCCTGGGCAGAGCGGGAGGGGAGGCTGAGGGCCTGAGCAACTCCTACTGGCCATGCACGCTCCCCAGGTGGGAGCATGGGGGCGGGGCCAAGTAGGGAAAGCACAGGGGATCCCAGCAATGGGAGCCCTGGGCCCCCTGGAAACTTCTAGACACTGCTGCCATCACCGCCCCAGCTTCGACTCTTTCTCTCTCCAAAGACCGCCaggcctcctcctgcctctgcttttgaaaattccTCTTTAGGGCTCAGATTCTCTAGGGCTCACGAGGTTGTCCTGAGAGACTGGACCCTTTCTCAGTCCTGGTCCCCGGTCAGCCTGCCTTCTGGGATGTGCTAATTTGCTGCCCTCTGGCCATCTACCCATGTATCTCCCCCAGGTGCTGGCTGGCGGATGAGTGCTCCCCCATTTCTCCTCTGAGCACCCCCTCCTCTCCATGCTCCTACCCCACAAAGTCCTCTTTGCCGAGGGCAGCCCCCAGCAGCACACTCAAAATCAGCAgcccctgcatgctgcagtcagtTGGGAAGGTCAGCAGATGCGGAGAAGGTCCTGGGGCCTTTTAAACTCTCCCAGGACAGATGTCTCCTGGCTGAGCCCAAGAGTAGTCCTTCTGCTCACACCTGGGCCCTCTCCCacgggcagtggggaggggagttCCGGGCTCTGACACCCGCCCACCCTCCATGATAAAGTGGCAGGGAACAGGGCAGCTGGAGAGATAAGCCAGGCCTCAACCTCTGGCCATTGAGGGCCCAGCCTGGGCCTGAGGGTCAGCTAGGGCTTGAGGCCTCCCAGCTGGAAGCCTGCTTGCCCATAGACCCTCCAGTCCCATTACTGACCTGGCAATGGAGAAGAAGCCGGGACCCTGTAGCCTGGCTGCACCAGCTGGGGCCTTGTGTGgggtgtccccttctcccacgTTCCTGAACACCAGCTCTTTTGTTCCCACGAGAGAGCAAGCTGGGAGCCAGACTTGCTGGCTCCTCAACCACCCTGGTTTTGTCTAGGGTCGCCTGACCTGTAAGGGCACAGCCCTGGGAAGGAAACTTCCCAGCCCCACTCCCACCAGTCTCAGCGGCCTTGTGGGAATCAGGCCACAGCACAGGAACAGAagttcccctccctccctgctgctCTAGGGCTTTGGGAATCAAGGGTTGCCCTCGGTGGGAGCTGTAATCAGATGTCCTCTGAGCAGAAAGTGTGATGGTGGGAACCAGGGCCAGACCCCTATGGGGACTGCACAGTGTACAGGATGCTGACCTCACTGAAGAGACATCTAACACAAATCCACCCTAATCCACAGGGGTCAAGCGGTTCCCTCGCGGCATCTGGGGGCCCTGCTCTGCATCAGGGCCTCAGGCTCGGGCACTGATGAAACAGCCAAGGCAGCCCTTTCTGGTTTCCATCTGTTCCTTCTGCCTCTCCAGCCTACCCCCTCCCTACCTGTCCAAACTTCCTAGGCCAAAGCAGAGTGACCCATTGTGTTTACCCACAACTCTCCTGAACATAGCTCCGGGAAGGTGATAAGACGCTGAATTCATCCTCAACAGATGCTGAGCCTCCACGAAGACTGttcctttctatattctggcacCCTTGCCTGCCCTCCGCACCCCAGGGAAATCTTACCTCCTTCCTGAagcttcctctggcttttctcccACCTCTCTGTCCACCTCTGAATGAACGCTCATCTCTTTGCTCATTCATCCTTCTGGGCCTGGTCCTCCACTCCACCCTGACATGATGCCCAAGATAGATGGGCCCCTGATCTCATGGAACTTGGTCTGATGGGGCACACAGAAGTAACCAACTTGGTTGTGTTCTCTCAAGTTTTCCTAGATGCTGTCAGTCACCAAGACAGAATTAAACATGCATGACATTCACGGGGTGACATAGCCatgagagagaaaggggaggggagaagagccTTCAGCTCGCCGCAGGACCGACACctgggaggggagcagggagaaggCAGACTGGGTGGGAGGAATTCGGGCAGCAGCACAGTCCTGAGGACGTTTCAGCCAGGCCGATGCAGAACCTTGGGGCCAACACGGCAGCTCAGGGAGGCCTGCCTCCGACAGGAACGCTGCTGCCAGTGCGGTGCTATGCTCAGTCACCGGCTGAGAACAGCCCAGGGGACGTGTGGCCTCGTCACACCTCAGCGATGGGGCCATCGGGCCCCTAGGCTCCCCAGTGACTTGTTAGGATGCTGACAGAGTTCTAGTGGGAAAGACAGAAATAACCAGCCAACGTGTTGGTTCTGCAATAGGTCTCCAAGAAGCTGTCATCAAGATAGGATGAAACATGCGAGACACTCCTTGGGCTGCTCCCCTTGCTATAGGAGACCTATACGCATTTTCCGTAACGTGGTGTGAGAGACATCGGTAGGGCTGCAGGCTCAGAACTGTGGACCCAGCCAAGAGTGTCCAGCAAAGACTTTACCGAGAAAGTGAAATCTGACCTGGGTCTTAATGACTGGATTTTGCCAGGTAGGGCAGGGAAGTAATGTTTATCACACTGTTTGGTGCTTGAACATAAACACAGTTATTTCTCCTTAATTGTTCCTAAAGTGTTATTTCTGTCTCCCCAGTGAGACTATACACTTCCTGAGACCAGGAACCATGTCTACCCATCCCTCATAGTCCCCCTCATCTCTTAAGTGTCCTACAGGGCTCTCGAGCTGCTCTAATCAGTGACCCCCGACCCCAGGAAAGTTTTGTAGGGCCTTTCTTTAGTTTGCATTATGAaaacagtatttctctttctaagTCAAAAGCTGCCCTATAGTTTTTAATGTTTCATGCACACTACCCATGTTGAAGGGGGTGCTGGCTAATTCTTGGTCTTTTGTGAATTCCTTTCAGAAAAGACAAGCCCATTGGAAAAGGGAGAGCAGAAAAGGAGGGTGCCACAAGCCGAAATTAGGGTCAGCACTGAGCAGCAAGCTGAGAGCACCGTGGCAGGGGAATGTGGGTCTCAAGTAGAGGTTAAGCCTAATTTCTGGGGTCCCTCCAAATGCTGAACATTGCCTTTTGGTAAAGACCAATTTGCTGGACTGGAACCGGGGGCAGAGGGCCGCAGCTCTGCCTTTCTACCCATGGGCATGCTTCACATCAGTCCAGAGTAAGGGCAAAGATGAGGGCCACTGGGCTGAAAGCTGGGGGAACAGGCAGAGCACCAAGACCTGGTTGCATGAGAAAGAAAACAGGCTGGCATCTAGATACAAGGACAAGCCACTGGGCAAGCGCCCGAGTGCAAACAGACGGCCCTGCTGTCACCACATCGACCAAttcagtgtccctccctccttcctgctgCTGAGCTGGCTGAGCTAACCCAGAGTATATGTGGGTGCCACCCCTCAGCAAAGTCACCCCATTCCCAGCTTAGGGATAAAGTCTAagatgaaatgaaagtgaaagtcactcagtcgtgtccgactctgcgaattctccaggccagaatactggagtgggcagcctttgccttctccaggcaatcttcccaacccaggaatcaaacccaggtctcccacattgcaggcagattctttaccagctaagccacaagggaagcccaaattctaAGATTGGTCTAAGACAGTCTTCAAAGAATCTCATTCTATTTTGCAAGTGATTGGTTAGAGGTTAGGCATGTGACCCAGTTTTGTCAATGAGATATGAGGGGAAACCAGCAAGGAAACTTCTAAAAAACATTTCCCTATTCTTGAGAAAGAGATACCTTTCTCTGGACATTGTCCAGTCTGTTGCCCCACCTTTGGACTGTATAATAtgaaagaatatacatttttttcttattaattggGATTTCTATTGTTCCTGTAAAAAGCATTCTAACTGATGCACTTACTAAGGTAAGCATACAGCTATTTTTAAAGTACCTGTATTGTCAGAAGACAATAAATTTTAGCCCAGGAGAGCCTTTATGGGAAATGGAGAAAGACACCCCTCCCGCTCTGGACAGACATCGTTCCTTGTCCTAAGCAGAATACCTTTGTGCAGTGCATAAGCTGGACACACATCCATGGCAGCCCTGTTGCCAGAAAACACCCAAGCATGGCCAATAGGAGCCCTAAGACAGTGCTTAGAGATCCCCACGGCAAAACCTGGAAAATGGGCTGGTGACGCAGCATAAGAAGATGCAGCCCCCCACGTCCACATTAGAGGTCCAAGGGGCACAGTGACGAGGGAGACCTTGGAAGAGAAGACAGATGGGCGCAGTCAGAGTGACTAGATGCagtaaaggactgagacatcagctGTCCTGCCTTGGCAGCTGTGTTTAAGGCTGTCCGTGCTACATACAGTGTGCATGGGAAGAGACGTCTGTGGGAATCTGGGGCAGCCAAGTAAAGGACATCTCTTATTTGCCCACCCAGTATCCTCCTCCTTCTGATAACAGCACCTTCATTTTCCCTTAAGGTCCACCTTTCCCAACTCTGAGGCCATGTGACTCAGATGGATGGagccaccctgcccccaccccagctttaGGGACGAGCCAACAAATTCTACTTCTTTCCCACAAGCTTTTTCAGGTTGGTTTTCTGTCACACATGATTGAAAAATGTATCTagctataaaatagataactaataaaaacccactgtatagcacagggaaatttaCCCAATACTCTGCAATGGTCTGTACTGGAAACGAGTCTAAAaagagtggagatatatatatatatactgattcatttttctgtgtacctgaaactaacacaacattgtaaatcaactatactccaataaattttggttttaaaaaagaaccCACCTAACACAGACACTGCCTAacttcagaagagagaaaaatgggaCAGCAGTGCCTTGTACAGTGATTGCCACAAACCCAGCAAATGGTTTGGGGCAGCTCCCTGCACatccctggacctcagtttcttcatctatgcaATGAGGGAGTTGGTCAAAATGATCTCCACAGTCCCTCACAGCTGTGACCCTTTATGATTCTaagacatttatatttttacccTGGGCAGAGTGGAGAGAGGTTTGCCAGGTTTGTGGGAAGGTCAGAATAGAGACAGAGGGGCCCTGGAGTTCTCAATGGGTAAGTGCTCCCAGAGCAGTGTAGGTTGAGAGGGACCAGGTCCTGCTAAGGTTGTATTAGGGAGGGCGGTCTTGGTAGGGGGGCACGGAAGCCAAGGAGAAGAAGGTCCATCAGCAGCCCTCCTTGAGTTCTGCTTTCATACCTGAGTGCCCAGTAGAGACTATTTGTTTGCTTTCAAGTTATGGAGCTGCCACTTTAACATAGCTAGCAGTGTTCATCCTCAGAATGGAGGCAGAAATTTTCTTTGGAAGAAGAGTCACCTACAGAAAGAAGCACTCCAGTGGGTTTttaggaaaaatcagaaaaaaaaaaaaaaagtcaaaaccaGAGCCCAAATCTCAGGACAGAGATGCAGAAGAGAGAGACAGTGAGTGGGGCTGCCCCGTGTGCACAAGGGAAAATGTTCCGGACTGAGCCTGAGAGAGAAGCTGGGGAGCACTTGAGGGTGCATTCCTACCCTGGGGACCAGGATGGGCTGCCCCAGCAAAATAGGAACAGGCAGAGGAAACCACCTCTGAACCACCAACGCCAGTGGCAGCAATCTCCAGCATCCAATTTAGgtgttttattttctacattgCATTTCCCTTCTGTGCTCCCAAGTAAAATTTCATGAGATGTTATCCCTGGTTTTGACTCTGTCTGGGGGAATTGAGGGAGGTGGGCTGATGAGTAAGGAGGTGAGGCGCAAATGGAGAATCACAGAACTTGGTGAAGCTAGTTAGGACAGAGCAAGAGGCCGAGTGCAGACCCTGGGGAGAGGTTAGCAATGGACAAACCAAATGAATAGATTTGCAACCGTGTCATCATTCCCAAGGATGGCCCCGAATCCTGGGGGGTGGACCCTCCAAAGGCAAACAGGCTGGAGTTGTTATTCAGGACGCACACCCCACCAGCAAGAGGAACATGGCCTCGGCAGTTTATCAAACCCTGACAGACCCCACATCAACTGGGTTCTCCCTCAGTTCGTACTGTGTGGCTGCCTGAGCCTTCTTGTTTTTCTAAggaagctttttaaatttttactttatctttcAGTAAAGTCATTTTCTCTCTGACCCTGTCGGGGGCATGCAGAggtgagagggaggaggaggggggaagtGGACAGCACCTCCCTGGACTCCCAGGACCCCAGCCATTAGCCCATCACCCTCGGCCCCTGCCGCCTGCCCTGCCCTCACACAGGACTCTTTCACATTCCAAACTGCCTGCCTAGTTTGTTTTTCTAAGAAAGCAATAACCACAGCACATTCACTGTGGTTCTTTATAGCTTTCCATATGTATAATCGCTCTTTCTCCCTTCAGtttttccagtgttttttttctttcaaataaatgCTCATAAATTTTTCTGGTGAAAAGGATGAAAAACATACCAAAAAAGGACAGTCTGTTGggagaaaaaaacaagcaaaatgcaGGGGGAAAAAAGGTCTTGTTTAGTATTATATACCTAAGAAATGGGGCAGGGTGCGGGGGGTGGAGTTCAAGCTTTATGAAAAAGAGATTATTCTGTAATAGCTCCCAAACTTGCATGTCTAAGTCTTGAGCTTTTGCTTGATAAACCTAAACCGCACCCTCACCCCGCCATCACGCCCCAGGGCTTGCTAGAAGAGACCCCGCAGTCCCAGGGGGACGATCCCTGGCTTCTCTCAGCCATTAGGTTTATGTGGAGCCTTGCATAAGTCGGATGATCCAAGGGCCTCCAATCTTTATAACTGCAAAGTGTTGGATTAGAAACTTTCACAGGACTCCTTAAGCTGGAAAGTTCTATGGCTTTATGATTAAGTCAGTCACTTGTTGAGCTAGAGCAAAGAAATGGATTCAGAGGCCCCTGAAAATCCTCTGCCCTCTCAGAGAAGCTGCAGCAGAGTCTGCCAGCTGCTTTTCCAATATCCATACTCCCCTTCCTCCTTGCCAGCAGAACTCCAAATCTGGGGGGAGGGTCAGCACTATCACCAGCTAGAAAGCAACTTTCCAGCCTCTCTTGCAGGTGGGCATGGCCACCTGACTGTCCCAGCCAATAAGACATACATTTAAGTTCATGGACTGTCAGCTCAGCCCCTTACACTTTCTGTCTGGAATTCAGTCCTATGATGGTGACAGACCAGCAGTCAAGAGGATCACAGAGTGGCAAGATGGAACAGGCCAGAGGGGTCAGTGTCCCCAGCACATCATGGATGCAGTGAACTAGCCCTGGACTGCCCAGCTCAGATGACTTGTTAGGAGAAACAAAACCTTCATCTGGTTAAGCCACAGTAAGatgagtttggagaaggaaatggcaacccactccagtgctcgtgcctagagaattctgtggacagaagagcctggtgggctgctgtccatggggtcacatagagttggacacgactgaagtgacttagcatgcatgcatgcattagagaaggaaatggcaacccactcctgtatccctgcctggagaatcccagggacaggggagcctggtgggctactgtctatggggttgcccagagttggacaagactgaagtgacttagcagcagcagcagcaagatgggtTTCTGTCACCTATGCTAAACCTACACtaggcagagaaaaagaaacacccCTTCAatactgagtacctactgtgtgcctgacAGGAGCCGAGCGAGAGGGAAAAACCCAGACATGGTCAATACCCTCATAGGCTCTCAAATAGCAGTAGACAGAACCACAGATAAAGAAGTCAACTAGTATCACTGCTGTCAAAGaaattaatcagttcagttcagtcactcagtcatgtccgactctttgcaaccccatggactgcagcatgccaggcctccctgtccatcaccaagtcccggagtttacccaaagaaATAAGTaaggtttgagaaaaggaaaCGATAGATCTACTTCCAGTGGGTGGTCTGAGGAGGACTAGTGAGGAAATTATACTGAAGGGGAAATCTTAAGGAGTGGGACACTtgagggaagaagaagaggaCATAATATTGCAGACAAGGAGGAGCAACACATGCAAGGCCTCTGGTTGGGAAGGAGCTGAAGGAACGGAGAGAAAACTGGCGAGGTTCGGGCTGACGAACGAGGCATTAAAACAAAGGCGAGACATGGCTGGCCACTCACAGGGCCTGGCAGGGCCTGCCAAGCAGTACCTT
It contains:
- the LOC102183207 gene encoding carboxypeptidase A1 — encoded protein: MQGLLILSVLLGAALGKEDFVGHQVLRISAADEAEVQTVKELEDLEHLQLDFWRGPAQPGSPIDVRVPFPSLQAVKVFLEAHGIRYRIMIEDVQSLLDEEQEQMFASQSRARSTDSFNYATYHTLDEIYDFMDLLVAEHPQLVSKLQIGSSYEGRPIYVLKFSTGGSNRPAIWIDLGIHSREWITQATGVWFAKKFTEDYGQDPTFTAILDSMDIFLEIVTNPDGFVFTHSQNRLWRKTRSVTSSLCVGVDANRNWDAGFGKAGASSNPCSETYHGKYANSEVEVKSIVDFVKDHGNFKAFLSIHSYSQLLLYPYGYTTQSVSDKNELNQVAKSAVEALSSLYGTSYKYGSIITTIYQASGGSIDWSYNQGIKYSFTFELRDTGRYGFLLPASQIIPTAQETWLGLLTIMEHTLNNPY